CCGAAGCCCGCCGCAACGAGCCGGTTGGCCGGCACGCCGTTGGCGATGAGGAACTTCACCACCGAGGTCGCGCGGGCCGAGGAAAGCTCCCAGTTGTCACGATAGCGCCCGGTGCCGGAAAGCGGCACGGCGTCCGTATGACCGTCGACGCGCAGCACCCAGTTGATCTCGGAGGGGATTTCCTTCGCAAGGTCGAGCAGCGCGGCGGCGAGCTTGCGCATCTCCGCCTGCCCCGCCTCGTTGAGGTCGCTGCTGCCCGAGGGGAACAGCACCTCCGACTGGAAGACGAAGCGGTCGCCGACGATGCGGATATTCTCCCGGTCGGAGAGGATTTCCCGAAGGCGCCCGAAGAAATCGGAGCGGTAGCGGTTGAGTTCCTGCACGCGCTGCGCCAGCGCCACGTTGAGGCGGCGGCCGAGATCGGCGATCTTGGCCTGCGAGTTCTTGTCCTTCGCCTCGGAGGCCTGCAGGGCCTCCTCCACGGCGGCGATCTGGCTGCGCAGCGCCGCGATCTGCTGGTTGAGTAGCTCGATCTGGCTCATCGCCCGTGCGCTCACCTGCTTTTCGCTGTCGAGCTCGCCTTCGAGCGTCGTCACGCGGGCGCTCGCGGCGGCGGAAACGCCCGCGCCGCTGTCGAGCAGCTGCTGGAGACGCGTGCGGTCGCTTTCCGACTGGGCGAGCGAGGCCTGCAGGTTGGCGAGCGCATCCTCGAGATCCTGCTTGCCGCTCTTTTCCAGCGCCAGAAGCTGCGTCAGTTCGTTGATCTGGCTCGTCAGCCGGTTCAGCACATCGTCCTTGCCCGAAATTTCACGGCTGAGGAAAAACTGCGCCAGCACGAAGACGGTGAGCAGGAACATGATGGCAAGCAGCAGCGTCGACAGCGCATCGACGAAGCCCGGCCAGTAATCGATCGTGCGCTGGCTGCGCCGGTTGCGCCCGAGCGCCATGGTTATTCGCCCCCGGCCGGGTGGGCCTTTTCAGCGGCGCGCTCGGCCTTCTCGCCGCTGCGCGCGGCAAGGCGGTCGAGCGTGCGGCGCAGGGCCTTCGATTCCTCCTGCTGCGCCTCGATCCAGTCGCGCAGCATCTGCTGCTCGCTGCGC
The Shinella zoogloeoides DNA segment above includes these coding regions:
- a CDS encoding peptidoglycan -binding protein, whose product is MALGRNRRSQRTIDYWPGFVDALSTLLLAIMFLLTVFVLAQFFLSREISGKDDVLNRLTSQINELTQLLALEKSGKQDLEDALANLQASLAQSESDRTRLQQLLDSGAGVSAAASARVTTLEGELDSEKQVSARAMSQIELLNQQIAALRSQIAAVEEALQASEAKDKNSQAKIADLGRRLNVALAQRVQELNRYRSDFFGRLREILSDRENIRIVGDRFVFQSEVLFPSGSSDLNEAGQAEMRKLAAALLDLAKEIPSEINWVLRVDGHTDAVPLSGTGRYRDNWELSSARATSVVKFLIANGVPANRLVAAGFGEFQPIAEGDDAAARATNRRIELKLTEK